A genomic segment from Kyrpidia tusciae DSM 2912 encodes:
- a CDS encoding cysteine hydrolase family protein, translated as MAERGYTNPDSTALIVVDVQNDFCHPEGALAKGGNDVSMVKSMMLHLRRLIEGAHRCDVPVIYIQTIHEPATDSQIWTERMGGRSNTVCRKGSWGADFYEISPGPEDIIVNKHRYSAFINTRLESVLRTLKVDTLVMSGVSSNVCVESTARDGYMLDYRILFAYDACAAYSLRAHEMTLENIDRFFGTVVDTDHVVRTWDTAKAKAQAPAGT; from the coding sequence GTGGCAGAAAGAGGTTACACAAATCCGGATTCCACGGCGCTGATTGTAGTGGATGTGCAGAACGATTTTTGTCATCCTGAAGGGGCACTCGCCAAAGGGGGAAACGATGTCAGCATGGTTAAGTCGATGATGCTCCATCTGCGACGGCTGATCGAGGGAGCTCATCGTTGCGACGTTCCTGTCATTTACATCCAGACTATTCACGAACCTGCTACCGACTCCCAGATCTGGACGGAGCGAATGGGTGGCCGGTCTAATACAGTATGTCGAAAGGGAAGCTGGGGAGCTGATTTCTACGAGATTTCTCCTGGCCCCGAAGACATTATCGTGAACAAACATCGGTATAGCGCCTTTATTAACACCAGGTTGGAATCGGTACTGCGAACCCTAAAGGTCGATACATTGGTCATGAGCGGGGTCAGTAGCAATGTATGCGTGGAGTCCACCGCAAGAGACGGGTACATGTTGGATTATCGAATCCTGTTTGCATATGACGCCTGCGCTGCTTATTCCCTGAGAGCTCATGAGATGACTCTAGAAAATATCGACCGTTTTTTTGGCACAGTGGTGGATACAGATCATGTTGTGCGCACCTGGGACACGGCGAAGGCGAAGGCCCAGGCTCCGGCGGGTACATGA
- a CDS encoding ABC transporter ATP-binding protein: protein MTVKIEVAGVSKWFRKNKQDVQVLQETHLTVPEGRFVSIIGPSGCGKSTLFNIIAGLTIPSTGKVSMDGKVITGKTGFVGYMLQKDMLLPWRTIVDNIILGMEIRGMPHKEAVARAVPLIEKYGLRGFEHHYPRELSGGMRQRAALLRTLLYDRDVMLLDEPFGALDAQTRLAMQNWLLRIWSDFGKTVLFVTHDIDEALYLSDEIYVFSARPGRIKEKVQVSLARPRTKEDMTSDRFMRLKHHLLDLLADEFKTDDEREPAARYS, encoded by the coding sequence GTGACCGTCAAAATTGAAGTAGCGGGGGTATCCAAATGGTTTCGCAAAAACAAACAGGATGTGCAGGTGTTGCAGGAAACGCATTTGACCGTACCTGAGGGACGGTTTGTTAGTATCATTGGCCCCAGTGGCTGTGGAAAATCAACCTTATTCAACATTATCGCGGGTCTCACTATTCCCTCGACGGGTAAGGTCTCTATGGACGGGAAAGTCATTACGGGCAAAACGGGATTTGTCGGTTACATGCTCCAAAAAGACATGCTCCTGCCGTGGCGGACCATCGTCGATAACATTATCTTGGGAATGGAAATTCGAGGGATGCCGCATAAGGAAGCTGTGGCCCGAGCCGTTCCACTGATCGAAAAATACGGACTTCGCGGGTTCGAGCACCACTATCCCAGGGAACTCTCCGGTGGCATGCGGCAACGTGCGGCGTTGCTCCGGACGTTGCTCTACGACCGTGATGTGATGCTTCTCGATGAACCCTTTGGTGCATTGGATGCCCAGACCCGCCTTGCTATGCAAAATTGGCTCCTCAGGATCTGGTCTGATTTTGGCAAAACGGTGCTCTTCGTTACCCATGATATCGACGAAGCCCTTTATTTGTCTGACGAAATTTACGTTTTCAGTGCGCGACCTGGGCGGATAAAGGAGAAAGTGCAGGTGTCTTTGGCGCGGCCACGAACGAAGGAAGACATGACATCTGACCGCTTTATGAGACTAAAGCACCACCTTCTCGATCTACTGGCGGATGAATTCAAGACGGACGACGAACGCGAACCGGCTGCACGCTATTCGTGA
- the pucD gene encoding xanthine dehydrogenase subunit D — MRRLNRESASGRWRVRPDGPEKVTGAMKFLTDLSCPGMLVGKILRSPHPHARMIVIRTERAASVPGVVAVITHRDVPGMNRFGIMYPDQPVLCEDRVRFVGDAVAAVAAETEEAAEEALGLIQVEYEILPVIDSPEAALAPGAPRLHPGGNILHHTSYERGNVESAFRECVAVVEETYETPRQMHVYMETEGGLFVPEPDGGLTVYAPTQHGYMDRMQLARILAMPESDIRVVSSPIGGSFGGKDELNIQPYGALLALRTRRPVKIHQSRWESVRSGLKRHPMKITMKTGADAAGRLVAHQVRIVADTGAYATLGAPVLQFATEHVIGSYRIPHVDVKGWAVYTNNGVSGEFRGFGGNQAAFALEGQMDRLAERLGMDPWEFRGINLRDADDLGPLGQRVAPTDGARHVWEALRRSPLWGKRHSPVAADGRAEGENGKPSAPWVRRGVGAAMVMHGCGLGFGISDPAAGRLRLNEEGKIEVAFGHEEFGQGLVSALSLMMQDFFSCAPGDVEVVLGDTARVPHGGSSTASRTTAMVWQALRRLQPQFCRAICERAAAKTGIPASRLRLGPGGVWVGEDRVASYREIAESGVAGLCFEVQFHFPTTPDAIMGGHYLYTFAGVIAEVEVDVLTGAVRVLREEHAVAAGPVINPMGYLGQIEGGSSMALGFALMEEAAMEAGHYVTTNLDTYLIPTIGDVPHHVQVYAIEDLPPGDPYGPRGVGEVGSVGLAPAVAAAVRQAVGRWVTRLPISREMLIRPVSEFLGGRDDSRQPALRGGQRISR, encoded by the coding sequence GTGCGGCGACTCAATCGTGAATCGGCTTCCGGGCGATGGAGAGTGCGGCCGGACGGGCCGGAAAAAGTGACGGGTGCCATGAAATTTCTCACGGATTTATCCTGTCCGGGCATGTTGGTTGGGAAAATTTTGCGAAGTCCACATCCCCACGCCCGGATGATCGTCATCCGGACGGAGCGCGCCGCGTCGGTGCCCGGAGTGGTGGCGGTGATCACCCATCGGGATGTGCCGGGGATGAACCGATTTGGCATCATGTATCCGGATCAGCCGGTCCTGTGTGAAGATCGGGTGCGCTTTGTCGGGGACGCCGTGGCGGCAGTGGCGGCGGAAACTGAAGAGGCGGCCGAGGAAGCCCTGGGGCTCATCCAGGTGGAGTACGAGATTTTGCCGGTGATCGACTCCCCGGAGGCGGCATTGGCTCCGGGGGCGCCCCGTTTGCACCCGGGTGGGAATATACTCCATCACACGTCCTACGAGCGGGGCAACGTGGAGTCGGCTTTTCGAGAATGCGTCGCGGTGGTGGAGGAGACCTACGAGACCCCCAGGCAGATGCACGTGTATATGGAAACGGAAGGTGGGCTGTTCGTCCCGGAGCCGGACGGAGGATTGACCGTGTATGCGCCGACCCAACACGGGTATATGGATCGCATGCAACTGGCCCGGATCCTGGCGATGCCGGAGTCGGACATCCGGGTGGTTTCGAGTCCCATCGGCGGTTCTTTTGGGGGCAAGGACGAACTGAACATCCAGCCCTACGGGGCGCTTTTGGCCCTGCGCACCCGGCGTCCGGTGAAAATCCACCAGTCCCGCTGGGAGTCGGTGCGGTCGGGACTGAAGCGCCATCCGATGAAAATCACGATGAAAACCGGGGCGGATGCGGCGGGCCGACTGGTGGCCCACCAGGTGAGGATCGTGGCGGACACCGGCGCGTATGCCACCCTGGGGGCGCCGGTGTTGCAATTCGCCACGGAGCACGTCATCGGGTCCTACCGGATTCCCCACGTGGATGTGAAGGGGTGGGCGGTGTATACGAACAACGGCGTTTCCGGAGAGTTCCGGGGTTTCGGGGGGAACCAGGCCGCTTTTGCCCTGGAGGGACAGATGGATCGCCTGGCGGAGCGGTTGGGGATGGATCCCTGGGAGTTTCGCGGGATCAACCTGCGGGATGCGGACGATCTCGGGCCGTTGGGGCAGCGCGTGGCCCCTACGGACGGCGCCCGGCATGTATGGGAGGCCCTGAGGAGATCGCCCTTGTGGGGGAAACGGCACTCTCCCGTGGCGGCGGACGGCCGGGCAGAGGGAGAGAACGGAAAGCCCTCTGCTCCCTGGGTGCGGCGGGGGGTGGGGGCGGCCATGGTGATGCACGGCTGTGGTCTTGGATTCGGGATTTCCGATCCCGCTGCCGGACGCCTTCGGCTCAATGAAGAAGGAAAAATCGAGGTGGCTTTTGGCCACGAGGAGTTTGGTCAAGGACTGGTGTCCGCTTTGTCTCTCATGATGCAGGATTTCTTTTCCTGTGCGCCCGGGGACGTGGAGGTGGTTCTCGGAGACACGGCCCGGGTTCCTCACGGGGGGTCTTCCACGGCGTCTCGGACCACCGCCATGGTGTGGCAAGCCCTGCGCCGGCTGCAACCGCAGTTCTGCCGGGCGATCTGCGAGAGGGCGGCTGCCAAGACCGGGATACCGGCGTCCCGGCTTCGCCTCGGCCCGGGGGGCGTATGGGTGGGGGAGGACAGGGTGGCGAGCTATCGGGAGATCGCCGAGTCGGGAGTGGCCGGGCTCTGCTTTGAAGTCCAGTTTCACTTTCCCACCACCCCGGATGCGATCATGGGTGGCCATTATTTGTACACCTTTGCCGGGGTCATCGCTGAGGTGGAGGTGGATGTGCTGACGGGCGCCGTGAGAGTGTTGCGGGAGGAACATGCCGTGGCGGCGGGGCCGGTGATCAACCCCATGGGGTACCTGGGGCAGATCGAGGGCGGGAGCAGCATGGCCCTGGGATTCGCGCTGATGGAAGAGGCGGCCATGGAAGCGGGCCACTATGTCACCACAAACTTGGACACGTATCTGATCCCGACCATCGGCGACGTCCCTCATCACGTGCAGGTCTACGCCATTGAGGACCTGCCGCCCGGGGATCCGTACGGACCGCGGGGCGTGGGGGAAGTGGGCTCTGTTGGCCTGGCCCCGGCCGTGGCCGCCGCAGTCAGGCAGGCGGTTGGCCGGTGGGTGACCCGGCTGCCGATTTCCAGGGAAATGCTCATCCGCCCGGTGAGTGAGTTTTTGGGTGGCCGCGACGACTCTCGCCAGCCCGCCCTGCGAGGTGGGCAGAGGATTTCTCGATAA
- a CDS encoding APC family permease, with amino-acid sequence MAIALIGLVYAELGSAMPWAGGFVRYPQYTQGTLVGYLTGFTSMLAYSSVAGSKWRRTR; translated from the coding sequence GTGGCTATCGCCTTGATCGGTCTCGTCTATGCGGAGCTCGGCAGTGCAATGCCTTGGGCGGGAGGGTTTGTGCGCTATCCGCAGTACACCCAGGGAACCCTGGTCGGTTATCTCACCGGATTCACCTCCATGCTGGCATACTCCAGTGTGGCGGGATCGAAGTGGAGGCGGACCCGTTGA
- the add gene encoding adenosine deaminase has product MFVDMKVIRDLPKVELHVHLEGAIPKETVLSLAAEQNAALPRQERDLFSFQELGGFLRFLDWMCGLVREQATLETIAYDFAFRSSRQGIVYSEVIVNPTHWRALDLEQLVEAVHAGFDRAQEDGLADCRILLSLARHQTEKEARDLVEWLRVYRPNRVVGISVDGDEGAAGRTGPKFAGAYTMAESLGYGLTAHAGESSGPEGVYDALDVLGVHRIDHGVRAVEDQKLVRRLAQDHVPLNICVSSNLALLYPDLSNHPVGALYEAGIPVTINTDDPELLGVTLNDEFQMVSEALGWKVEDLTRVTEYAISAAFCEESKKRELRKSLRESLS; this is encoded by the coding sequence GTGTTCGTGGATATGAAAGTAATTCGGGATTTACCGAAAGTGGAGTTGCATGTCCATTTGGAAGGGGCCATACCAAAAGAAACCGTTTTGTCCCTGGCCGCCGAACAGAACGCTGCCTTACCAAGACAGGAGCGGGATCTGTTTTCTTTTCAAGAACTGGGCGGATTTCTGCGGTTCTTGGACTGGATGTGTGGCTTGGTTCGGGAACAGGCGACATTAGAGACCATCGCTTACGACTTTGCCTTTCGATCGAGCCGACAAGGGATTGTCTACTCCGAGGTGATTGTGAACCCCACGCATTGGAGGGCTCTGGACCTTGAGCAGCTGGTGGAGGCCGTACACGCCGGATTCGACCGGGCGCAAGAGGATGGGTTAGCTGATTGCCGGATTCTGCTCTCTCTGGCTAGACACCAGACAGAGAAAGAGGCCCGGGATTTGGTGGAGTGGCTTCGCGTTTATCGCCCGAATCGGGTGGTGGGAATCTCGGTGGACGGAGATGAAGGGGCTGCGGGGAGAACCGGCCCCAAGTTTGCCGGAGCCTACACCATGGCCGAATCATTGGGCTACGGGCTTACGGCCCACGCCGGGGAGTCCTCTGGGCCCGAAGGGGTGTACGATGCCTTGGATGTATTGGGGGTACACCGGATTGATCACGGCGTCCGGGCGGTTGAGGATCAGAAATTAGTTCGCAGACTGGCGCAGGATCACGTTCCCTTAAACATCTGCGTGAGTTCCAACCTTGCGCTGTTGTACCCGGATTTGTCCAATCATCCGGTCGGAGCCCTGTATGAGGCTGGGATCCCCGTTACGATTAACACTGATGATCCTGAACTGTTGGGCGTCACTTTAAACGATGAATTTCAAATGGTCAGTGAGGCCCTTGGGTGGAAGGTGGAGGATCTCACTCGGGTCACCGAGTATGCTATCAGCGCCGCGTTCTGCGAAGAGTCAAAAAAACGAGAACTTCGGAAAAGTCTGCGGGAAAGCCTGTCGTGA
- a CDS encoding (2Fe-2S)-binding protein codes for MKQETLSDRVAPQGKPMPSPYALNFMVNGRAVTLKVEPTKPLVDILRNDLGLTGAKVSCEIGRCGACSVLLDGKPANACLIMAYQCAGKSVETIEGTSSTTAPDTIMRAFLEEGAFQCGYCTPGMIMAVKAVFRKNSRPSMEDLEEGLSGNLCRCTGYAGILRVLKRLSSRETD; via the coding sequence GTGAAACAAGAGACGTTGAGCGATCGCGTCGCCCCGCAGGGAAAGCCGATGCCCAGTCCCTATGCCTTGAATTTTATGGTGAACGGGAGGGCGGTCACCCTTAAGGTGGAGCCGACCAAGCCGCTGGTGGACATTTTACGCAATGACCTAGGGCTGACCGGAGCGAAGGTTTCTTGTGAGATCGGTCGTTGCGGGGCCTGCTCGGTTTTGCTGGATGGCAAACCGGCTAATGCGTGTTTGATCATGGCGTATCAGTGCGCTGGGAAATCGGTCGAGACCATCGAAGGGACCTCGTCCACAACCGCACCAGACACCATTATGCGTGCCTTTTTAGAGGAAGGGGCTTTTCAGTGCGGGTACTGCACCCCGGGGATGATTATGGCTGTGAAAGCGGTGTTCCGCAAAAATTCTCGTCCTTCGATGGAAGATCTGGAAGAGGGACTCTCGGGGAACCTCTGTCGGTGCACCGGGTATGCCGGGATTTTGCGGGTCCTGAAACGGTTATCCAGTCGGGAAACCGACTAG
- a CDS encoding ABC transporter substrate-binding protein yields the protein MSGCGSGQGVSGPGSDSQGLKKIIIAEPVHLIGYLPLYAAEQEGYFKKHGLDVQFMTATGGAHVTAVVSGQAWGVIGGPESNALANQGNPDPIISVVNVVNRANVYLMAKADTGPKSDSPADLKAFLRGKRIAAGRHGGTPNLLMRYLLIQLGLNPDKDVQILEPADATAVVAMVQQGLADVANGAEPQIVDGITKRVWDEPFYKFPSMGDYSYSVVSVKNSTIQKDPETVQQFVDAVVEVLKKMQSDKTFAAKVAKKQFPTLSDQAIQASLDRAYADHLWSTDGMITPQALQRDMDVMITTGIFKGSYTYDGLVDMEFVKKAK from the coding sequence ATGTCTGGCTGTGGAAGTGGGCAGGGCGTTTCGGGACCGGGATCTGACTCCCAAGGGCTCAAAAAAATCATCATCGCTGAACCGGTGCACCTGATCGGTTATCTCCCGCTATATGCAGCTGAGCAAGAGGGGTATTTTAAAAAGCACGGTCTGGATGTTCAATTTATGACGGCCACCGGTGGAGCCCACGTAACGGCAGTGGTGAGTGGACAGGCGTGGGGAGTGATCGGAGGTCCTGAGTCGAATGCTTTAGCAAATCAGGGGAATCCTGATCCCATCATTTCCGTCGTGAACGTGGTAAACCGCGCCAACGTGTATCTCATGGCCAAAGCCGACACAGGTCCAAAGAGTGACTCTCCCGCAGATCTGAAAGCCTTTCTTCGGGGGAAAAGAATTGCGGCGGGGCGTCATGGGGGAACACCGAATCTCTTGATGAGGTATCTATTGATTCAATTAGGTCTCAATCCGGATAAAGATGTCCAAATCCTCGAGCCCGCCGATGCTACGGCGGTGGTGGCTATGGTGCAACAAGGCTTGGCAGATGTCGCTAATGGGGCCGAGCCTCAAATTGTGGACGGAATAACCAAAAGAGTGTGGGACGAGCCATTCTATAAATTTCCGTCTATGGGTGATTATAGCTACTCTGTGGTCAGCGTCAAGAACTCTACTATTCAAAAGGATCCGGAGACTGTCCAGCAATTTGTGGATGCAGTGGTGGAAGTGCTGAAGAAGATGCAGTCTGATAAGACCTTTGCGGCCAAGGTGGCCAAGAAACAATTTCCCACGTTGTCCGATCAGGCCATTCAGGCATCCCTAGATCGGGCCTACGCAGATCATTTGTGGAGTACGGATGGGATGATTACACCGCAAGCACTGCAACGGGACATGGACGTAATGATCACAACGGGGATTTTCAAGGGTAGCTACACTTACGACGGGCTGGTAGATATGGAGTTTGTGAAAAAAGCGAAATGA
- a CDS encoding ABC transporter permease translates to MNGAEEQVAAVLRSAALPNESAARLVVFDEEELERRHRRSVMTGRIVVGIVIIGLWEVLSRIGWLNAYYWSRPSTIVQTAWVQLTQGTLLSDVLYTSGSTVIGFVSGTLVGAAVGLSFWWSRSYAEVSEPFLILLNAMPKLALAPVLVILLGIGFFSKVALAFLMTVIVTALSAYSGVKSLDSDMERLLYSLGAQRRHVFFKVVVPWSMPWIIGSLRINIALALAGAIVGEFIASQQGVGRMILYAGTILDIPLVWVGVVVLSILSMVMYTGVVALEKWLSQGLPKS, encoded by the coding sequence ATGAACGGTGCAGAGGAACAAGTGGCAGCGGTGCTTCGGAGTGCCGCGTTGCCAAACGAATCCGCTGCCCGCCTGGTTGTTTTCGACGAGGAAGAGTTGGAAAGGCGCCATCGGCGTTCGGTGATGACCGGACGAATTGTGGTTGGAATCGTGATCATCGGTTTGTGGGAGGTCTTGTCACGAATCGGGTGGCTAAATGCCTATTATTGGAGCAGGCCAAGCACGATTGTCCAGACCGCATGGGTTCAACTCACCCAAGGAACTTTACTTTCAGATGTTCTCTATACTTCAGGATCGACAGTGATTGGCTTTGTGTCGGGAACTCTCGTGGGGGCAGCAGTCGGTCTATCCTTTTGGTGGTCTAGGTCTTACGCTGAAGTCAGTGAACCGTTCTTGATTCTGCTGAACGCGATGCCGAAACTGGCTCTCGCTCCCGTTCTTGTCATTCTTCTTGGAATCGGCTTTTTCTCAAAAGTTGCTCTAGCTTTTCTCATGACCGTTATCGTCACTGCTTTGTCTGCGTACAGCGGGGTGAAGAGCCTGGATTCCGATATGGAACGCTTATTGTATTCCCTGGGGGCACAGCGACGACATGTATTTTTCAAAGTGGTGGTGCCATGGTCAATGCCTTGGATTATCGGAAGCTTGCGGATCAATATTGCCCTTGCCCTGGCCGGTGCCATTGTGGGAGAGTTCATTGCTTCCCAACAGGGCGTTGGGCGCATGATTTTGTATGCCGGTACGATCCTGGACATACCACTGGTTTGGGTCGGCGTCGTTGTCCTTTCGATTCTGTCAATGGTTATGTACACCGGGGTGGTTGCCCTCGAAAAATGGCTCTCCCAGGGCTTACCCAAATCTTGA
- a CDS encoding creatininase family protein: MLLDSQTKEEGFALETNRPYPELFREPKRIVVLPMGAVEQHGPILPIDTDLRIAALLAEKLEEVLGTHRVLRLPPIPFTLSWEHRGFPGVISLSVVTLHHILDDLMTSLRAWGSYGPSLVVLVSWHGGNQALESLAAELGARHNLPLVVLPSSKSRRAAYQMAGPQDVHAGSLETSIITAFWPDLLANRTAMLQEDAPPFQAMDVQTALQGLGMRRISSSGVWGNAANPSVDAGKAGIQQLVAQMAAEVREMLSFEHRNDA; this comes from the coding sequence ATCCTACTCGATTCACAGACCAAGGAAGAAGGGTTTGCACTGGAAACCAATCGGCCATATCCCGAGCTATTTCGGGAACCCAAAAGGATTGTGGTTTTACCCATGGGTGCCGTCGAGCAGCACGGTCCGATCTTGCCGATCGACACGGACCTGCGGATTGCGGCTCTCTTGGCTGAAAAATTGGAAGAGGTCTTAGGGACTCACCGCGTGCTGCGATTGCCGCCCATTCCCTTCACCCTTTCCTGGGAGCACCGGGGCTTCCCGGGTGTGATCAGCCTGTCTGTTGTCACGTTGCACCATATTCTGGACGACCTGATGACAAGCCTTCGTGCTTGGGGCTCTTACGGACCTTCTTTGGTGGTGTTGGTCAGTTGGCACGGGGGGAACCAAGCTTTGGAATCCCTTGCCGCCGAGCTGGGTGCCAGGCACAACCTTCCCCTTGTCGTTTTGCCGTCCTCAAAATCCCGCAGGGCGGCGTATCAGATGGCGGGGCCACAAGATGTCCATGCCGGCTCCCTGGAGACCTCTATCATCACCGCCTTTTGGCCGGATCTGCTGGCAAATCGCACTGCGATGCTCCAAGAGGATGCCCCGCCCTTCCAAGCCATGGATGTACAAACGGCCCTGCAGGGCCTCGGGATGCGTCGCATCAGCTCCAGCGGTGTGTGGGGCAATGCCGCCAACCCGTCGGTAGACGCGGGAAAGGCGGGTATTCAACAGTTGGTGGCACAAATGGCCGCAGAAGTACGGGAAATGCTTTCTTTCGAACACAGGAATGACGCCTAG
- a CDS encoding FAD binding domain-containing protein: protein MVRVTPQVWQPKSLEEAWDLGRSLGSGASYVSGGTWLQIQWRAGSLPRPGHLIRLDSIPELYERSKLHPPGDREPGAAPTGRPSGSGAESFRIGGMTPLAALRYDAGWGRLFPALPSACRRIAAPAVRELATVAGNLMTAGDLTPALVAMRAQLVWFTEGMRVRQSLEDWLQGGGAAGSGQGADPAAILAAVEIPPGALGGETFYVKLTRRDTFVPAVVTVAGWLVRDEDGVVREAVLAVGGAGARPGRLRRAEGCLKGGALWDDRVLLSTAQAVWEEFAPKGDTFSSADYCRRAASNLIIRELIKMRDPSQGGGQSAATQS from the coding sequence ATGGTTCGGGTGACACCGCAGGTCTGGCAGCCGAAGAGTCTGGAAGAAGCCTGGGACCTCGGACGCTCCTTGGGGTCTGGGGCGAGCTATGTATCCGGGGGAACGTGGTTGCAAATTCAGTGGCGGGCCGGAAGTTTGCCGAGACCTGGTCACCTGATTCGCCTGGATTCCATTCCGGAGTTGTACGAAAGGTCAAAATTGCATCCCCCGGGGGATCGGGAGCCGGGAGCTGCACCCACGGGGCGGCCTTCCGGGTCAGGCGCCGAATCGTTCCGGATTGGGGGGATGACCCCCCTGGCCGCGCTTCGGTACGACGCGGGATGGGGTCGGCTTTTTCCCGCTTTGCCCTCGGCATGTCGGCGCATTGCCGCGCCCGCCGTCCGGGAGTTGGCGACGGTGGCCGGGAATCTCATGACGGCCGGCGATTTGACCCCAGCTCTCGTGGCGATGCGGGCCCAGTTGGTGTGGTTCACCGAAGGGATGCGGGTTCGCCAGTCCCTGGAGGATTGGTTGCAGGGAGGCGGTGCGGCGGGATCCGGACAAGGGGCGGATCCGGCGGCCATACTGGCGGCGGTGGAGATCCCTCCCGGTGCGCTCGGGGGAGAGACCTTTTATGTGAAATTGACCCGGCGAGACACGTTTGTGCCGGCGGTGGTCACAGTGGCGGGGTGGCTGGTCCGGGACGAGGACGGCGTGGTCCGGGAGGCGGTGCTTGCTGTGGGCGGGGCCGGGGCGAGGCCCGGGCGGCTGCGCCGGGCGGAGGGCTGCCTGAAGGGCGGTGCGCTCTGGGATGACCGGGTGCTGTTGTCCACGGCACAAGCGGTGTGGGAAGAATTCGCACCCAAGGGGGATACCTTTTCGTCGGCGGACTATTGTCGGCGGGCGGCTTCCAATTTGATTATCCGGGAACTGATCAAGATGCGGGATCCGTCTCAGGGAGGTGGGCAGAGTGCGGCGACTCAATCGTGA
- a CDS encoding 8-oxoguanine deaminase — protein MGGDLWITNSTALVTGRPEDPVKTGVELVIEGGVITYLGPRDRHFQERILHRLDQCEVLDASGCVIYPGLVNTHHHMYQVMTRNHPDVEGLGLFGWLERLFPMWTGVTEELTYYTSLLAMAELVQFGCTTTMDHHYVFPKGQLGCLDRQFEAAERIGIRFHGSRGSMSVGHSRGGLPQDDLVEDPDTVLAESERLIRTYHDPHPFSMRQVVLSPCAPTSVDAALFRETADLARRYGVRMHTHLAETMDEITYSREKFGRSPVEYMDDMGWLGPDVWFAHAVHLDGEDIRRLAEAGVGVAHCASSNMKLHSGICPVHRLDRAGVFVGLGVDGSASNDSSNLLAELRTAYLLQQLAEGPEALTAREMLALAGTGGARLLGREELGVLEVGKAGDCFLLNIDRAEYAGSGRDWAAMPATQGIHRPVDATVVAGKVIYRDGNWYNGFHEKEVIHQFHRLLGMR, from the coding sequence ATGGGTGGAGATTTATGGATTACAAACTCGACCGCCTTGGTCACGGGCCGCCCGGAAGATCCGGTGAAAACGGGTGTGGAGTTGGTGATCGAGGGCGGCGTCATCACATATCTGGGACCCCGGGATCGCCATTTTCAAGAAAGAATTCTCCACAGACTTGATCAATGCGAAGTGTTGGACGCGAGCGGCTGCGTGATCTATCCCGGCTTGGTCAACACCCATCATCACATGTACCAGGTGATGACGAGGAATCATCCGGACGTGGAGGGGCTGGGGCTGTTTGGTTGGTTGGAACGCCTCTTTCCCATGTGGACGGGGGTTACCGAGGAACTTACCTATTATACATCTCTTCTCGCCATGGCCGAGCTCGTTCAATTCGGCTGTACCACGACCATGGATCACCACTATGTGTTTCCAAAAGGACAACTTGGTTGCCTGGACAGACAGTTTGAGGCGGCGGAACGAATTGGCATTCGGTTTCACGGTTCCCGGGGGAGCATGTCTGTCGGTCACAGTCGGGGTGGGTTACCCCAGGATGACCTCGTGGAAGACCCGGACACCGTCCTGGCCGAATCCGAGCGACTGATCCGCACCTACCATGATCCGCATCCGTTCTCCATGCGCCAAGTCGTCCTCTCCCCCTGTGCCCCGACTTCAGTGGACGCGGCGTTATTCCGGGAGACGGCAGACCTGGCCCGGCGATACGGCGTGAGGATGCACACTCACCTGGCCGAAACGATGGACGAGATCACTTATTCTCGCGAAAAATTCGGGCGATCGCCCGTGGAGTATATGGACGATATGGGTTGGCTGGGGCCAGATGTATGGTTTGCGCACGCGGTGCACCTGGACGGCGAAGACATCCGCCGTTTAGCTGAGGCAGGAGTGGGGGTAGCGCACTGCGCCTCGTCCAACATGAAGCTACATTCGGGAATTTGTCCTGTTCATCGCTTGGACCGGGCCGGGGTTTTCGTCGGTCTTGGGGTGGATGGGTCGGCGAGTAACGACAGTTCGAATCTGTTGGCGGAACTCCGGACCGCGTATCTTCTGCAGCAGTTGGCGGAGGGACCCGAGGCTTTGACGGCCCGGGAGATGCTGGCTCTGGCCGGGACAGGAGGGGCGCGGCTTCTCGGCCGAGAGGAACTCGGGGTGCTTGAGGTGGGGAAAGCCGGAGATTGTTTCTTGCTCAACATCGATCGGGCCGAATATGCCGGCAGCGGGCGAGACTGGGCGGCGATGCCCGCGACCCAGGGGATTCATCGGCCTGTGGACGCCACTGTGGTGGCGGGCAAGGTGATCTATCGGGACGGGAACTGGTATAATGGATTTCATGAAAAAGAAGTGATCCATCAGTTTCACCGGTTGCTGGGAATGAGGTAA